One window of the Cryptomeria japonica chromosome 7, Sugi_1.0, whole genome shotgun sequence genome contains the following:
- the LOC131033076 gene encoding E3 ubiquitin-protein ligase RFI2-like — MEASNVEGSVKVDEKPRVQGAAANQCSVCLEAVVVDAAKRSVAKLKCGDYFHLDCIGSAYNAKGIMQCPNCRDIEDGQWVYANGGGLPDDSPFEEMGYEDGDYDIYGGVSEFLFSHEHIGTTNWCPYPGSSYSHFSVSLEGIDPSASGCPDLLVNVVCGNLPPSFPFGPGNDSRPSRYHLGYESMIGALQHHVQNESLGAEVAGIQGFTSPDGRQWSHHILPMPSSMSSDTASSSRLIPVNERSCPYRMPTDTGAQQRTADVSNASTIWSEPPAQNQSQGGRGPIPPARSNRNALGTSSSWSNRSHGGAGRTGHSSDSHAQLQWAFATPSGVQDGRASMRDTNRQGDHGIPWSRDGFSGNPWAVREPEYLRWDSVASSSSHAGIYHGVHGLGNGAFRTPSAFSGYPSTFQHDGSGDVGSQYPRSTTRPG, encoded by the coding sequence ATGGAGGCCTCGAATGTGGAGGGATCAGTGAAGGTAGACGAGAAACCCAGGGTTCAAGGGGCTGCTGCCAATCAATGTTCTGTGTGTCTCGAAGCTGTTGTTGTGGATGCTGCAAAGCGTTCTGTTGCCAAGCTCAAGTGTGGGGATTATTTTCACCTTGACTGCATTGGATCTGCATACAATGCAAAGGGGATTATGCAGTGCCCAAATTGCAGAGACATTGAAGATGGTCAGTGGGTTTATGCGAATGGGGGTGGTTTGCCAGATGATAGTCCatttgaagagatgggttatgaagatGGTGACTATGATATTTATGGTGGTGTATCAGAGTTTCTCTTTTCACATGAGCATATCGGAACTACAAATTGGTGCCCTTATCCAGGTTCATCGTATTCACACTTTTCTGTTTCATTAGAAGGAATTGATCCTTCGGCAAGTGGTTGTCCTGATTTACTTGTCAATGTTGTTTGTGGAAACTTGCCACCCTCATTTCCCTTTGGTCCTGGTAATGATTCTAGGCCATCAAGGTATCATCTTGGTTATGAATCTATGATTGGAGCTTTGCAGCATCATGTTCAGAATGAGTCTCTTGGTGCTGAGGTTGCTGGTATTCAAGGTTTTACATCTCCAGATGGACGGCAGTGGTCTCATCATATACTGCCAATGCCAAGTTCTATGTCGTCGGATACTGCCAGCTCATCAAGATTAATTCCAGTCAACGAGAGGTCTTGTCCATATCGAATGCCAACTGATACAGGGGCACAGCAGAGGACTGCAGATGTTTCAAATGCTTCTACCATCTGGTCCGAACCACCTGCACAGAACCAGTCTCAGGGTGGGAGAGGCCCTATACCTCCTGCAAGATCTAATCGAAATGCTTTAGGTACTTCAAGCAGTTGGAGTAATAGAAGCCATGGTGGAGCTGGAAGGACAGGACATTCAAGTGATTCTCATGCACAATTGCAATGGGCGTTTGCAACTCCTAGTGGGGTTCAGGATGGAAGAGCAAGCATGCGAGATACAAATCGGCAGGGTGATCACGGCATACCTTGGAGTAGGGATGGATTTTCTGGAAATCCTTGGGCTGTGCGAGAACCAGAGTACTTGAGGTGGGATTCTGTCGCTTCTAGCAGTTCTCATGCTGGCATTTACCATGGAGTACATGGACTTGGAAATGGTGCATTCAGGACTCCATCTGCTTTTTCTGGATATCCTTCTACTTTTCAACATGATGGATCAGGGGATGTTGGTTCTCAGTATCCTCGGTCAACCACACGACCCGGATAG